A genomic stretch from Nocardia wallacei includes:
- a CDS encoding dihydrofolate reductase family protein has translation MREVILQMMVSVDGMAEGPGRNLDWVDVVDPDLDNYLAELLDNVDAQIFGRTSYELLAQYWPDAERDPATPGDKMLAPKVNGLPKIVVSRREGDLAWTPATRIGDNLAEEVDALKKQPGRPLILFAGATTAREFMRLDLVDEFRLLVFPVLLGGGQPLFAEDDRRRHLRLIQTVPFAKSGVVLHRYRRQPA, from the coding sequence ATGCGTGAGGTCATCTTGCAGATGATGGTGTCGGTGGACGGTATGGCCGAAGGCCCCGGCCGGAACTTGGACTGGGTCGACGTCGTCGACCCCGACCTCGACAACTACCTCGCCGAACTGCTGGACAATGTCGACGCCCAGATCTTCGGCAGGACGAGTTACGAGCTGCTGGCGCAGTATTGGCCGGACGCGGAGCGCGATCCCGCCACCCCGGGCGACAAGATGCTGGCCCCCAAGGTCAACGGATTGCCGAAGATCGTTGTCTCTCGACGAGAAGGCGACCTCGCGTGGACGCCGGCCACCCGTATCGGCGACAACCTCGCCGAGGAGGTCGACGCGCTCAAGAAGCAACCAGGCCGACCGCTGATCCTGTTCGCGGGCGCCACCACCGCGCGCGAGTTCATGCGGCTCGACCTCGTCGACGAGTTTCGGCTTCTCGTATTCCCCGTGCTCCTGGGAGGCGGGCAGCCGCTGTTCGCCGAGGATGATCGGCGCCGCCACCTGCGGTTGATCCAGACAGTTCCGTTCGCGAAATCGGGA